A region of Paenibacillus sp. 37 DNA encodes the following proteins:
- a CDS encoding 2,3-diketo-5-methylthiopentyl-1-phosphate enolase — MNNMCTATYRLHDDHADFRKKAQSIAIGMTVGSWTELPQAQREVMQKHLGEVISVEVHEADGMAAGERYADITIGYPDINFSRDIPALLVTVFGKISMDGRIKLTKLGFSNGFLSAFPGPKFGLNGVRDLLGVHDRPLLMSIFKSVIGLDADELREQFIRQALGGVDLIKDDEILFENKLTPIEKRVEVCMKAAEQARQETGKKLLYATNLTGPTSRLKEQAERAIGAGANALLFNVLSYGYDVLHELSSDPDINVPIMAHPALAGALYPSPHYGMSASVVLGQLMRLAGADLVLFPSPYGSVTMPKEENMAITEQLLTADLPVRTSMPVPSAGIHPGLVPLILRDFGTDVIVNAGGGIHGHPMGTEAGGRAFLQAIEAAQRSIPLAQYATEHPELKSALDLWGGER; from the coding sequence ATGAATAACATGTGCACAGCCACATATCGTCTGCACGATGATCATGCAGACTTTCGCAAGAAAGCTCAGTCCATCGCGATTGGCATGACCGTGGGTAGCTGGACGGAGTTGCCACAAGCTCAGCGTGAAGTGATGCAGAAGCATCTGGGTGAAGTCATAAGCGTAGAAGTCCATGAAGCTGATGGAATGGCTGCGGGTGAGCGTTACGCTGACATTACCATCGGATATCCTGATATCAACTTTAGCCGTGATATTCCTGCCCTGCTCGTGACGGTCTTTGGCAAAATCTCAATGGATGGCCGGATCAAATTAACAAAGCTTGGTTTCTCGAATGGTTTCCTCAGTGCATTCCCGGGACCCAAGTTTGGACTGAATGGCGTTCGTGATCTGCTTGGTGTGCATGATCGTCCACTATTAATGAGTATCTTCAAATCAGTTATTGGGCTGGATGCAGATGAACTTCGTGAACAATTTATTCGTCAGGCACTTGGGGGCGTTGATCTGATCAAAGACGATGAGATCCTGTTCGAGAATAAATTGACACCTATCGAAAAAAGAGTCGAGGTCTGCATGAAAGCTGCCGAACAGGCACGCCAGGAGACTGGCAAGAAACTTCTATATGCAACTAATCTCACTGGGCCTACATCTCGTCTGAAAGAGCAAGCTGAACGCGCCATAGGTGCAGGAGCCAATGCCCTGCTATTCAACGTATTGTCTTACGGATATGATGTGCTGCATGAACTCAGCAGTGATCCTGACATCAATGTGCCAATTATGGCTCATCCTGCTCTTGCAGGCGCACTGTATCCTTCACCACATTACGGCATGTCGGCTTCGGTTGTACTTGGTCAGTTGATGCGTCTTGCAGGTGCCGATCTGGTGCTCTTCCCTTCTCCTTATGGATCAGTAACGATGCCGAAGGAAGAAAATATGGCGATCACGGAGCAATTACTGACAGCTGATCTGCCAGTACGAACCAGTATGCCAGTGCCTTCAGCCGGCATCCATCCAGGCCTTGTACCGCTCATTTTGCGCGACTTTGGTACAGATGTCATCGTTAATGCTGGTGGCGGTATTCATGGACATCCTATGGGCACTGAGGCAGGCGGACGTGCATTCCTGCAAGCGATTGAGGCAGCTCAGCGTTCCATTCCACTCGCGCAATATGCAACCGAGCATCCGGAGCTAAAAAGCGCATTGGACCTGTGGGGTGGCGAGCGATGA
- a CDS encoding 2-hydroxy-3-keto-5-methylthiopentenyl-1-phosphate phosphatase translates to MRSDKKTVIFCDFDGTITLSDNIVAIMKHFKPEGIEAIMKDTIEQKISLREGVGAMFALLPASQKDEIVEFVLGQAGIREGFSEFLDYVRSEGIEFNVTSGGMDFFIEPLLAPFHIPQDHVYCNGADFSGETIRIEWPHPCQLPCENGCGMCKTTVIRTFPEDQYNRILIGDSLTDFEGAKIADLVYSRSILTDKCIELGVDHVPFATFYDIIEDMKQKQTQGVL, encoded by the coding sequence ATGAGAAGTGATAAGAAAACAGTCATTTTCTGTGACTTTGACGGTACGATTACCCTCTCGGACAATATCGTAGCGATCATGAAACATTTCAAGCCTGAGGGCATTGAAGCGATCATGAAAGATACGATCGAGCAAAAAATCTCGCTGCGTGAAGGTGTTGGAGCCATGTTTGCTCTTCTGCCTGCATCGCAGAAAGATGAAATTGTGGAGTTTGTGCTTGGACAAGCGGGGATCCGTGAAGGATTCAGCGAGTTTCTTGACTACGTTCGCAGCGAAGGGATCGAATTCAATGTGACCAGCGGCGGCATGGACTTTTTCATTGAACCGTTACTCGCACCATTTCATATCCCGCAGGATCACGTCTATTGCAACGGCGCTGACTTCTCTGGTGAAACCATCCGGATTGAATGGCCGCATCCCTGCCAGCTTCCTTGTGAGAACGGCTGCGGCATGTGCAAAACGACCGTGATTCGTACCTTCCCGGAAGATCAATATAATCGAATTCTTATTGGAGACAGTCTGACTGATTTTGAGGGTGCAAAGATTGCCGATCTAGTATACTCCCGCTCCATTTTGACGGACAAATGTATTGAGCTGGGTGTAGACCATGTGCCATTCGCTACCTTTTACGATATCATCGAAGATATGAAACAGAAGCAAACACAAGGAGTGCTGTAA
- a CDS encoding methylthioribulose 1-phosphate dehydratase has protein sequence MGFEKITLEHKRQVLEELADIKALFASRNWFPGTSGNLSMRVGDFDPEQFYFAVTASGKDKSLRTPEDFLFVDKHGKAIETTTLKPSAETLIHCEIYRLTGCGAVFHVHTVFNNLISEFFGADGHIPIQGIELIKAFNIWEENAEIRVPVLPNFADIPSIAELVPGVLDTNVPGILLRNHGIYAWGKDAFEAKRHLEAFEFLFEVMYRQLLLKGATK, from the coding sequence ATGGGCTTTGAAAAGATTACATTGGAACACAAACGTCAGGTCCTTGAAGAACTGGCTGATATTAAAGCGTTGTTCGCCAGTCGTAACTGGTTCCCCGGAACAAGTGGCAATCTGTCGATGCGTGTAGGAGACTTTGACCCGGAGCAATTTTATTTTGCGGTTACCGCCTCAGGCAAAGACAAATCCCTTCGCACACCGGAAGACTTCCTTTTTGTGGACAAGCACGGCAAAGCGATTGAGACAACAACGTTAAAACCAAGTGCCGAAACGTTGATTCACTGTGAAATCTATCGTTTGACCGGCTGCGGTGCTGTATTTCACGTGCATACCGTGTTTAACAACCTGATAAGTGAATTCTTTGGAGCAGATGGACACATACCGATTCAAGGAATCGAATTGATTAAGGCTTTCAACATTTGGGAAGAAAATGCGGAGATTCGTGTCCCCGTCCTGCCTAACTTTGCAGATATTCCATCTATCGCTGAATTGGTGCCAGGTGTACTTGATACCAACGTACCAGGGATCTTGCTTCGGAACCACGGTATTTATGCCTGGGGTAAAGATGCTTTTGAAGCGAAACGTCATCTGGAAGCGTTCGAGTTCCTGTTCGAAGTGATGTACCGTCAACTTCTGCTGAAGGGCGCTACGAAATAG
- a CDS encoding multi-tm2 domain protein, translating into MTTVHSDRNKLLAFLLNLIPGLGFMYWGRPTRAVVYPLLFFGTGIGFIMLALLTDEKELMIAGFLGAIFFWCISMLDMIIVLLRAPSLHEVHYQGYGTHYGGLHQGAAYQKAYAGQEEPLGQMDQEEPHQDHGGVYGVPEGPYGQPMYRKGSEGERFFTILLSFVPGLGHLHLGLLHRGLSFLMAFFGSFAMMVFVASITNESVFLMFLLILPVIWVYCMFDAVQHVHRKQAGEVLQDRTLFEELEMGRVAGRRSKVLATLLSAFPGAGHLYLGLQKRGMQLMFLFLGSIYVLDLLHLSVFLFMIPLIWFYSFFDGLQCSSRYGREPLIDQPIFKDWARHQRLIGFGIAALGLYYLTIRLVIPQLNELFPNAFMTYEIRSYLNTVIVSLLLIFGGLKLLFGKQRGIGTNHAIHRNDEEVDSLFLFKDRDDRL; encoded by the coding sequence ATGACGACTGTGCACTCAGATCGTAACAAACTACTCGCATTTCTATTAAACCTGATACCAGGTCTCGGTTTTATGTATTGGGGACGGCCTACCAGAGCTGTGGTCTATCCATTACTCTTTTTTGGAACAGGCATTGGCTTCATCATGTTGGCGTTGTTGACTGATGAAAAGGAATTGATGATTGCCGGGTTCCTTGGAGCCATATTCTTCTGGTGTATCAGCATGCTGGATATGATTATCGTTCTACTCCGTGCCCCTTCATTGCACGAAGTTCATTACCAAGGTTATGGGACACATTACGGTGGTCTCCATCAAGGCGCCGCTTACCAGAAAGCATATGCTGGCCAGGAAGAGCCTCTCGGACAGATGGATCAGGAGGAGCCACATCAGGATCATGGTGGAGTGTATGGTGTGCCCGAGGGGCCCTATGGTCAACCCATGTACCGAAAAGGCAGTGAGGGAGAACGATTCTTTACCATTTTGCTTTCATTTGTTCCTGGATTGGGACATCTTCATCTGGGATTGTTGCATCGCGGGTTGTCGTTTCTGATGGCGTTTTTTGGTTCCTTTGCCATGATGGTTTTTGTAGCTTCAATCACCAATGAATCGGTGTTTCTAATGTTCCTGCTCATTCTGCCTGTAATATGGGTATACTGCATGTTTGATGCGGTGCAGCATGTCCACCGTAAGCAGGCTGGAGAGGTACTGCAGGATCGGACGTTATTCGAGGAATTGGAGATGGGCAGAGTAGCCGGACGACGCAGTAAAGTGCTTGCGACGCTGCTATCTGCTTTTCCAGGTGCGGGTCATCTATATCTGGGTTTGCAAAAAAGAGGCATGCAATTGATGTTCCTGTTCCTGGGCAGCATCTATGTTCTGGACCTGCTTCACTTATCAGTGTTCCTGTTCATGATACCGTTGATCTGGTTCTACAGTTTCTTTGACGGGCTACAGTGCTCCAGTCGCTATGGACGCGAGCCATTGATCGATCAGCCGATCTTTAAGGATTGGGCCCGCCATCAGCGCCTGATTGGATTCGGAATTGCCGCGCTGGGTCTATATTACCTGACGATCCGTCTTGTCATTCCACAGCTGAATGAGCTCTTCCCTAATGCATTCATGACGTATGAGATCCGTTCCTATTTGAACACCGTCATTGTATCCTTGCTGCTCATTTTTGGCGGCTTGAAGCTGCTGTTCGGTAAGCAACGGGGTATAGGCACCAATCATGCGATTCATCGGAATGACGAAGAAGTGGATAGCCTCTTTTTATTCAAGGATCGGGATGATCGACTGTAA
- a CDS encoding RNA polymerase sigma factor, which yields MRTLIDKYSQHVYHVAYSVLRNDQEAQDAAQEAFIQMYKSLPDYRSEGFKTWLTRIAFHKAIDAKRKLGRRTAEDLGGEEKIINLPGRDEDVLTRLVREERQDKLRERINQLPAQHRDIITAYYLSEKNYEQIASDAQVAVKTVESRLYRARQWIRKHWKEDEWRE from the coding sequence ATGCGTACTCTGATTGATAAGTATAGCCAGCATGTATACCATGTGGCCTATTCCGTACTCAGGAACGATCAGGAAGCACAGGATGCAGCTCAGGAGGCGTTCATACAGATGTATAAGTCTCTCCCCGACTACCGTTCTGAAGGTTTCAAAACGTGGTTAACCCGAATTGCCTTTCACAAAGCGATTGATGCCAAACGCAAGCTGGGCAGACGAACTGCTGAGGATCTGGGTGGAGAAGAAAAAATAATCAATTTGCCCGGACGGGATGAAGACGTTCTTACCCGTCTCGTTCGTGAAGAACGTCAGGATAAACTTCGCGAACGAATTAATCAGTTGCCTGCTCAGCATCGTGACATTATCACTGCGTATTATCTAAGCGAAAAAAATTATGAGCAGATTGCCAGTGATGCACAGGTGGCTGTGAAGACCGTGGAATCCCGCTTGTATCGTGCACGGCAGTGGATTCGAAAACATTGGAAGGAGGATGAATGGCGTGAGTAA
- a CDS encoding DnaD domain-containing protein, translating to MEDTTSKAWLDGAAYGMTSGTAHLPYALLRYYHQLGLSDAEVLLLIQLLGFRQAEFNEFPTLEELAGRMGLAPEGIARMLQRLMRDGYIAIDEHRDEERDIQYERYDLHGLYAKLAACTAEEVAAFRAEQLSISTARQDSNSVQKEEEERNMFSIFEKEFGRPLSPMECETISGWLDQDRYQEELILMALKEAVFAGKVHFRYIDRILLEWSRNRVKTVQDAKAYTQRFRNGGR from the coding sequence ATGGAAGACACCACATCGAAAGCTTGGTTGGATGGAGCAGCTTATGGCATGACTTCGGGTACAGCCCATCTGCCTTATGCCTTGTTACGTTATTATCACCAGCTTGGCCTATCAGATGCAGAAGTGCTTCTTCTGATTCAATTGCTAGGGTTCCGTCAGGCGGAGTTCAATGAGTTTCCGACGCTTGAAGAGCTTGCTGGGCGTATGGGACTTGCACCTGAAGGTATTGCCAGAATGTTGCAACGTCTGATGAGGGATGGATATATCGCTATTGACGAGCATCGTGACGAGGAACGTGACATCCAGTACGAGCGATATGACTTACATGGATTATATGCCAAGCTTGCAGCGTGCACTGCGGAAGAAGTAGCCGCATTCCGTGCGGAGCAGCTGAGCATCAGTACAGCACGTCAAGATTCGAACAGTGTTCAAAAAGAAGAGGAAGAACGGAACATGTTCTCCATCTTTGAAAAAGAATTCGGACGTCCGCTCTCTCCAATGGAGTGTGAGACGATATCCGGCTGGTTGGATCAGGACCGTTACCAAGAGGAATTGATTCTAATGGCTCTGAAGGAAGCGGTTTTTGCAGGCAAAGTACATTTCCGGTATATCGATCGAATACTGCTTGAGTGGAGCCGTAATCGTGTCAAGACCGTTCAAGACGCGAAGGCATACACGCAGCGGTTTCGTAATGGTGGACGTTGA
- the asnS gene encoding asparagine--tRNA ligase produces MDTNCVIRNVNEHVGETVTIGAWINNKRSSGKIQFLQLRDGTGYIQGVVVKSEVSEEIWNNAKSLTQESSLYVTGIIREEPRSASGYEMTVTGVEIIHLTENYPITPKEHGVDFLMDHRHLWLRSTKQRAVMVIRAEIIRAVQQFFDGNGFTQVDPPILTPSSAEGTTNLFHIKYFDEDAYLTQSGQLYMEAAAMALGKVYSFGPTFRAEKSKTRRHLIEFWMIEPEMAFVDHEESLRVQEKFIAHVVQSVVKNCRAELESIGRDVSKLEGIVAPFPRITYDEAIEFLHGQGFDIPWGEDFGAPHETAIAEKYNTPVFITHYPAGIKAFYMKPDPNRPEVVLCADMIAPEGYGEIIGGSQRIDDPELMQQRFEEHNLSDEAYQWYLDLRKYGSVPHSGFGLGLERTVAWICGLDHVRETIAFPRMLYRLYP; encoded by the coding sequence ATGGATACGAATTGTGTAATTCGTAATGTGAACGAGCATGTGGGCGAAACCGTAACGATCGGTGCCTGGATTAACAACAAACGTTCCAGCGGCAAAATTCAGTTTTTGCAGTTGCGTGATGGAACCGGATATATTCAAGGGGTTGTTGTAAAAAGTGAAGTTAGCGAAGAGATCTGGAACAATGCCAAGAGCTTGACACAAGAAAGTTCTTTGTATGTTACAGGGATTATTCGTGAAGAACCTCGCAGTGCGTCCGGTTACGAAATGACTGTTACTGGGGTCGAAATCATTCATCTGACTGAAAACTATCCAATCACGCCTAAAGAGCATGGTGTTGATTTCTTGATGGACCATCGTCACCTGTGGCTTCGTTCTACGAAGCAACGTGCTGTTATGGTGATTCGGGCAGAGATTATTCGCGCTGTTCAGCAGTTCTTTGATGGTAACGGATTCACACAAGTTGATCCTCCGATTTTGACACCATCGTCTGCGGAAGGAACAACGAACCTGTTCCACATCAAATACTTTGATGAAGATGCTTATCTGACACAAAGTGGTCAATTGTATATGGAAGCCGCAGCCATGGCGCTGGGTAAGGTATATTCATTTGGTCCAACATTCCGCGCAGAGAAGTCCAAAACACGTCGCCACTTGATTGAGTTCTGGATGATAGAGCCGGAAATGGCATTTGTAGATCACGAGGAAAGTCTGCGCGTACAAGAGAAATTTATCGCTCATGTCGTTCAATCCGTGGTGAAAAACTGCCGTGCAGAACTGGAATCTATCGGTCGTGACGTATCCAAACTCGAAGGCATCGTAGCTCCATTCCCGCGTATTACGTATGATGAAGCGATTGAATTCCTGCATGGACAAGGTTTTGATATTCCTTGGGGAGAAGACTTTGGTGCACCGCACGAAACAGCTATTGCTGAGAAGTACAATACACCTGTCTTTATCACACATTATCCTGCTGGAATCAAGGCTTTCTACATGAAACCAGATCCAAATCGTCCTGAAGTTGTTCTCTGTGCTGATATGATTGCACCAGAAGGTTACGGAGAGATTATTGGCGGTTCGCAGCGTATCGATGATCCGGAATTGATGCAACAACGTTTTGAGGAGCACAATCTCTCGGATGAAGCTTACCAATGGTATCTGGATTTGCGTAAATACGGATCGGTTCCTCACTCCGGTTTCGGTCTGGGATTGGAGCGGACGGTAGCATGGATCTGTGGATTGGATCATGTGCGTGAAACAATCGCATTCCCACGTATGCTCTATCGTCTGTACCCTTAA
- a CDS encoding acetate/propionate family kinase — MKVLVINAGSSSLKYQLYNMTDESVLAKGLVERIGMDSSILTHKPTGREDVTEVSEILEHTTAIRKVIDILTHKENGVLDSVSEIQAVGHRVVHGGEAFKESALVDDAAKAEIRRLFDLAPLHNPAAMMGIRAAELNMPGVPQVMVFDTAFHQTMPEKAYLYAIPRVLYKKYKVRRYGAHGTSHDFVSKAAAEYLDRPVEDLKIITCHVGNGGSVTAVKGGVSVDTSMGMTPLEGLMMGTRSGDLDPAIVPYVMNKEELSVSEVNSMLNKHSGLLAISGISSDMREITEGMENGDANSTLAFEMYEYRLRKYIGSYAAAMNGVDVIVFTAGVGENSVVLRQKVCEQLTYLGVELDEALNAVRSGEPRRITTANSKVDVLVVPTNEELVIARDTHRIVLNSQ; from the coding sequence GTGAAAGTACTCGTAATTAATGCGGGGAGTTCCTCGCTCAAATATCAACTGTATAATATGACTGACGAATCTGTACTGGCCAAAGGTTTGGTGGAACGGATCGGAATGGATTCCTCCATTCTGACACACAAACCGACAGGCCGCGAGGATGTTACAGAAGTTAGCGAGATTCTGGAGCATACAACAGCGATCCGTAAAGTCATTGATATTTTGACTCATAAAGAAAATGGTGTACTGGATTCTGTAAGTGAAATTCAAGCTGTTGGACACCGTGTTGTTCACGGTGGTGAAGCATTTAAAGAATCTGCATTGGTAGATGATGCTGCCAAAGCTGAAATTCGTCGTTTGTTCGACTTGGCTCCACTTCATAACCCTGCAGCAATGATGGGGATTCGTGCGGCTGAATTAAATATGCCAGGTGTGCCTCAGGTAATGGTCTTCGATACGGCGTTCCATCAAACGATGCCGGAAAAAGCATATCTGTATGCTATTCCGCGTGTACTTTACAAAAAATATAAAGTACGTCGCTACGGCGCACATGGTACTTCCCATGATTTCGTAAGCAAGGCAGCTGCTGAATATCTGGATCGTCCAGTGGAAGATCTGAAAATCATCACTTGTCACGTCGGTAACGGTGGTAGTGTAACAGCAGTTAAAGGTGGCGTATCCGTTGATACTTCGATGGGTATGACTCCACTAGAGGGACTGATGATGGGAACGCGTTCGGGTGACCTTGACCCAGCCATCGTACCTTATGTAATGAACAAGGAAGAACTGAGTGTAAGCGAAGTGAACTCCATGTTGAACAAACACAGTGGATTGCTTGCGATCTCCGGAATCAGTAGTGACATGCGTGAGATTACGGAAGGTATGGAGAATGGCGATGCCAACTCCACGCTTGCTTTTGAAATGTACGAATACCGTCTGCGTAAATACATCGGATCATATGCAGCTGCAATGAACGGTGTAGACGTGATCGTCTTCACAGCTGGTGTAGGGGAGAACTCCGTTGTACTTCGCCAAAAAGTATGTGAACAGCTTACGTATCTTGGCGTTGAGCTGGACGAAGCCCTGAACGCAGTCCGTTCTGGTGAGCCGCGTCGCATCACAACTGCGAACTCGAAAGTTGATGTTCTCGTTGTTCCAACGAATGAAGAATTGGTCATTGCTCGCGATACGCATCGAATCGTATTGAATTCTCAGTAA
- a CDS encoding 3-hydroxyacyl-CoA dehydrogenase family protein, whose amino-acid sequence MFFKKIGVVGGGTMGQGISQMLAAKGLDVLLVEHTTQKLDHAYDMIETNLDKQLEKWAITKAEKKLILSRITKVAHLAELGTCDMVIETISEDLDAKKAVFSQLDQVCPSNVILASNTSTLSLTELASSTKYPERVIGMHFIHPVSRVDLVEIIRGLKTSDTTFEETRRFVEEVADKKGVMIYESPGFVTSRLICLLINEALHVLQEGVASAEDIDDAMRIGYNFQHGPLEMADRFGLDSVEAALERMFREFGELKYRPSTVLKKMVRAGHLGAKTGEGFFKYDKDGDRL is encoded by the coding sequence ATGTTTTTCAAAAAAATAGGAGTTGTCGGCGGCGGTACGATGGGACAAGGTATTTCCCAGATGCTCGCAGCCAAAGGACTTGATGTGCTTCTCGTGGAGCACACAACACAAAAGCTGGATCATGCCTATGACATGATCGAAACCAATCTGGATAAACAACTGGAGAAATGGGCGATTACAAAAGCGGAGAAGAAATTGATTCTTTCCCGTATTACCAAGGTAGCTCATTTAGCTGAACTTGGAACTTGCGACATGGTCATTGAGACAATTTCAGAGGATCTGGATGCGAAAAAAGCAGTATTCAGCCAACTGGACCAAGTTTGTCCAAGCAATGTCATTCTGGCAAGTAATACATCCACGCTGAGTTTGACCGAGCTTGCAAGCTCGACCAAATACCCAGAGCGTGTTATTGGTATGCACTTTATTCACCCGGTATCCCGGGTTGATCTTGTAGAGATTATTCGTGGACTGAAAACTTCGGATACAACATTCGAAGAGACCAGACGTTTTGTTGAAGAAGTAGCAGACAAAAAAGGAGTCATGATCTATGAATCCCCTGGCTTCGTAACTTCCCGTCTGATCTGCCTGCTGATTAACGAAGCGTTGCATGTATTGCAAGAAGGTGTTGCATCTGCTGAAGATATCGATGATGCAATGCGTATCGGATACAACTTCCAACATGGACCACTCGAAATGGCTGACCGTTTTGGATTGGATTCTGTTGAAGCTGCACTCGAAAGAATGTTCCGTGAATTCGGAGAATTGAAATATCGTCCTTCTACAGTCCTGAAGAAAATGGTGCGTGCAGGACACCTGGGTGCCAAAACAGGCGAAGGATTCTTCAAGTACGACAAGGATGGTGACCGACTGTGA
- a CDS encoding AAA family ATPase — protein sequence MPKWTKEVAIGFFPVLIIFLAFTGVNIVPILIAAAVVGGLLFMMQMRGGITVGAAQERKRKKKGPSKLTFEEIGGQDSAKQELREALDFLIKHEEIRKFGIRPLKGILLTGPPGTGKTLMAKAAAHYTDSVFVAASGSEFVEMYVGVGASRIRDLFKDARTRATKENKENAIIFIDEIDVIGGKREGGQQREYDQTLNQLLTEMDGIYSSETPRILVIAATNRKEMLDSALTRPGRFDRHIQVDLPDKKGRKHILELHAVNKPLMEEVNLEKTAEESYGFSGAQLESVMNEAAIYAMRDGLLHIEQRHLSLAIDKVMMGEKTDRESSVEEKKRVAIHELGHAIMAELVRPGSVSQVALSPRGQALGYVRHNPQQEQFLYTKRFLEEQIMIALGGAAAEEMYYGGRSTGSRNDFDQATNVVQTMMASGLTSLGIVNMDMVTTEELMRENKLILQDLMEQTKRLLEEQRTIFDNSLDILIREEVLSGEQFRCQFRDSALLPA from the coding sequence ATGCCTAAATGGACAAAAGAAGTTGCCATCGGATTTTTTCCTGTGTTGATTATTTTCCTTGCGTTTACGGGTGTTAATATTGTTCCGATTCTTATTGCGGCGGCGGTTGTCGGTGGTCTGCTGTTCATGATGCAAATGCGCGGCGGGATTACAGTAGGCGCTGCACAGGAACGTAAACGGAAGAAGAAAGGACCTTCGAAGCTTACTTTTGAAGAAATTGGAGGTCAGGACAGTGCCAAGCAGGAATTGCGTGAAGCACTTGACTTTCTCATCAAACATGAAGAAATTCGGAAGTTCGGAATTCGTCCGTTAAAAGGGATCTTGCTGACGGGCCCTCCAGGGACAGGGAAAACGTTGATGGCCAAGGCTGCTGCCCATTACACAGATTCTGTATTTGTAGCAGCATCGGGTAGTGAGTTCGTGGAAATGTATGTTGGTGTGGGTGCCAGCAGAATTCGGGATTTATTCAAGGATGCGAGAACCCGTGCCACCAAGGAAAATAAGGAAAATGCCATTATATTTATCGATGAGATTGATGTCATCGGGGGTAAACGTGAAGGTGGTCAACAGCGCGAGTATGATCAGACTCTGAATCAGCTCTTGACGGAGATGGATGGAATTTATTCTTCTGAGACACCTCGAATTCTGGTTATAGCTGCAACAAACCGCAAAGAAATGCTGGATAGTGCCCTGACACGTCCGGGACGTTTTGACCGTCACATTCAAGTGGACTTGCCCGACAAAAAGGGCAGAAAGCACATTCTTGAACTGCATGCGGTGAACAAACCTCTGATGGAGGAAGTTAATCTGGAGAAGACAGCCGAGGAATCATATGGGTTTTCCGGTGCGCAGCTTGAAAGTGTTATGAACGAAGCAGCAATATACGCCATGCGGGACGGGCTGTTACACATTGAACAACGGCACTTGTCCCTGGCTATTGATAAAGTCATGATGGGTGAGAAGACGGACCGTGAGTCCAGTGTGGAAGAGAAGAAAAGGGTTGCCATTCATGAATTGGGACATGCCATTATGGCTGAACTCGTTCGTCCAGGCAGTGTTAGTCAGGTGGCACTTAGTCCGCGTGGTCAGGCGCTGGGATATGTACGTCACAACCCGCAACAGGAACAGTTCCTCTATACGAAGCGTTTCCTGGAAGAGCAGATCATGATTGCACTCGGAGGAGCCGCTGCGGAGGAAATGTACTACGGTGGACGCTCCACTGGGTCACGCAATGACTTTGATCAGGCAACGAATGTCGTACAGACCATGATGGCTTCGGGATTGACTTCACTTGGTATTGTGAACATGGATATGGTTACAACCGAAGAACTCATGCGGGAGAATAAATTGATTCTGCAAGATCTGATGGAACAGACAAAGCGGTTGCTTGAAGAACAACGGACAATTTTCGACAATTCACTGGACATCTTGATTCGTGAGGAAGTTTTGTCTGGCGAGCAATTTCGTTGTCAATTTCGTGACAGTGCCCTTCTACCAGCATAA
- a CDS encoding DUF5590 domain-containing protein, whose protein sequence is MKKKKKWIWISLLALVLILFGLQRYYVYVTQDQRKEEALAMQAAQKQLGITSYDELRKYIWGDKEGSDNIYWTLIGKNKDNQDVMVWVKFDANNQPAKGANAVHSELLQNGMSEAQIRNRFSSEVPAGEIKRIMPGVVNGIYVWQVYYKDGTHNHYRFYRFSNGEQVDLVYTLPNS, encoded by the coding sequence TTGAAGAAAAAAAAGAAGTGGATATGGATTTCGCTGCTTGCACTGGTTCTGATTCTGTTTGGACTTCAGCGTTATTACGTCTATGTCACGCAGGACCAGCGTAAGGAAGAAGCTCTCGCTATGCAGGCAGCACAGAAGCAACTGGGCATTACATCCTATGATGAATTGCGCAAGTACATCTGGGGAGACAAAGAAGGCTCTGACAACATCTACTGGACCCTGATCGGCAAAAATAAGGATAACCAGGATGTTATGGTCTGGGTTAAATTCGATGCAAACAATCAACCGGCTAAGGGTGCAAACGCTGTACACAGTGAGCTGCTGCAGAATGGCATGTCCGAAGCGCAGATCCGCAATCGCTTCAGTTCTGAAGTTCCTGCCGGCGAGATTAAACGAATCATGCCCGGAGTTGTGAATGGAATATATGTGTGGCAAGTGTATTATAAAGACGGTACGCATAACCACTATCGCTTTTATCGTTTTAGCAATGGAGAACAGGTGGACCTGGTCTACACACTACCGAACAGCTAG